The Paenibacillus beijingensis nucleotide sequence CTTCATGGAATTTGGCATCCCGGAGGCAATGTGGCACTTGCAAACCGAAGGTTTTACAGCGATCGTGACGATGGACTCTCGCGGTAACAGCTTGCACGCTGATGTTGAGCATGATTCACTCGAAAAATTAATTAAACTTAAAGAGCCTTTTTTCAAGTAATCGAATATAAGGATTAGATGAGAGCGATCCTTCGGTGGCAGTAACGGAAAACGAACTCCTTTTTTAATGAAGGGAGTTCGTTTTGTTATCGGAATTTGACAACAAATGATTCAAATACTACTATTGTAACATACCGATCGATATGAAAAGAGGGGTTTGTGATGGTTCGGCCGCGCGAATTTGATGAGGACAAGGCATTGAAAGAAGCGATGAATTTATTTTGGGAGAAGGGTTACGAAGCTACCTCGCTAAGCGATTTAACGTCAAGAATGGGCATTCAGCGACCAAGCATATACTCGGCCTTTGGAGACAAAAAAGCACTGTTCGAAGCCTCATTACGAAAATATACGCGATCTCATGCTTCCTATGTCCGGGCTAATCTTCAAAAAAGTTCATCTGTAAAAGAAGCATTTCGTTCTTTTTTTGAAAATATAATCGTTGAGAAGTATGAAGAAAGCTTCAACTTTGGATGCTTTTGTATCAATACAATGGTGGAGCTTGCGCCTCATGATGAAAAATTTGAAGTTCTTACAAGGGAACATCAGATGTATCTTTCGGCAATATTTCAAGAAACCATTGAACGAGGCATTCGATCAGGTGAGCTTGAAAGCGATACGAACGCTAAAGCTTTAGCACAAACATTAGTCGTGTCGCTAATCGGACTTTCCGTGATGATAAAGTCTCGTCCTGAAAGGTCGTTTATTGATAATTCTATAGCGGTAACTCTTTCCTTGCTTAAATAAATCGAGTACAAGAATTTGAGTATAAGGACGAAAGTTGAATTGGATCGAAGGATACGGACTCTGCATATCGAAATCAACTATAGTCAGGAGAAGGCTGCCGGAAGTAATGGATTGGCAGCCTTCTCCGCTTACGTGCAGTTCTATTTTTGAATAAAAGTGTACGGGGGTTCAAATGAAATTCCTGATCATTCAGCCAAAACTCGAAAATACGATTCTTCAACTGGAAAAAGAATTGAGAAATAATCCCTCAGTTAATGCTGTCATATTTCCAGAAGGATACTTGAATGAAAATGTAGAACAAGCCTGTGCTTTGGCAAAAAGTTATAATACGATGCTAATCGGAGGACATAGAAGACTGCAGGATCGTCCCAAAGATAGAGCAATCATTATTAATGCGGCAGGTGAAATCGTTCTTGACCGGGTGAAGTACAGCCCGATGCTTTTTGCTGTTGAAAATGGCTTGAAAATCGGTCATATCCTTTGTGACGAGTTAGTCGTACAAGGGTTGAAGTATAATGAAGTACATGAAATTGATCTAATTGTTCATCCGATTGGTGTGGGCATGTTCAGTGAAGAGCAATTTGAAGAATGGATAAACGAAGCGAAAAAAATAGCCGTTACGTATAGAACGATGATTATTGGCACTAGTCACGCAGACGGCTCGTTTCGGGATAGCGGTGTTTCCATACCCATTGCTTATTGCATTGATAAAAATGGCGAGGCTGTGTTCATATCTAAGAATGATATCCGGTCAAGGATATTAGATCTGGATACAAATGAGATTTCATTTTCTCAATAATCCATCACTTTTCCGGAGGTTCATGATCTTGATTAATCGTTTCCAAGGCAGTCTAATTGGATTAGCGGTGGGCGACGCGATCGGTACTACGGTAGAGTTTCAAGCTCCCGGAACGTTTAGCCCGGTTTCGGATATGGTTGGCGGAGGGGTATTTGACTTGCCGAAAGGCAGTTGGACCGACGACACATCGATGGCTTTATGTTTGGCAGAGAGTCTGATATTCAGAAAGAGATTTGATCCCATTGACCAAATGGAGCGGTATGTGAAGTGGTATTGTACCGGCCACCTTAGCTCGACAGGAGTATGCTTCGACATCGGAAATGCAACCGCCGAGGCTCTTCAAAGGTTTGAGCGTACGGGAGAGCCTTTCAGTGGATCAGAAAACCCGTATTCGGCAGGTAATGGTTCGATTATGCGGCTTGCTCCGGTTCCTTTGTATTTTTTTGAGGATCTTGCTGAGGCTGCGAAATGGTCAGGTATTAGCTCCAGAACAACACACGCTGCTAAGGAATGCGTTGACGCTTGCAGGCTGTTCGGCGTCATGATCGCTGCAGCAGCAAAAGGAATGGATAAAGAAGAGCTGCTGCATCCGGAAACGTTTGATTTTTTATGGACTCAGGAGCCGCTTGCGCCGAAAATAGGTGATATATATAAGGGGTCATATAAAAGACTTCACCCCCCGCATATTCAGGGGAGCGGATATGTCGTCAAGTCGTTAGAGGCTGCACTATGGGCATTTTATCATGGAAATAGCTTCAAAGAGGGGGTACTGTTGGCCGTCAACCTCGGAGACGACGCGGATACTACAGGAGCCGTGTATGGTCAGCTCGCCGGCGCCTTTTACGGATTGGACGGTATTCCAAAGCATTGGGCGGATCAATTGGCGATGAAAGAGCTGATTCTCGATTACTCAAGTAAGCTGCAGCATTCAATGAGCTAATGGACAATGCAAGTAGGACCGGGGGGCTAAAATGGACATTCATTTGGAGCTATTAAACGAATCGGACTTTAATACAATCGTTAATTGGATCAATCATCGTGATCAAGACTTTATGGTTCAATGGTCTGGATTGACTTATACATTTCCTCTGACAGTCGAACAAATGCAAAGCCATTATCATAAAGGGATCAATTCGCTTGACTCGGATGTGTTTATTTACAAGATTGTTGAAATAACGAGCAATGAAATGATAGGTTCTTTGCAATTGTGCCGTTTCGATTCCATGAAGAAGGAAGCGGTAATCTGTCGGTTTATTATCGGCGACTCCAGCCGGAGAGGTTCCGGAATTGGAACATTGGCGTTGAAAAAAGCCGTACAAATCGGATTCACGCAATTCGGCCTGAAACAAATCCGATTAAATGTTTTTGACATCAATAACACCGCGATCCGTTGCTATGAACGAGTCGGCTTCAAGAAAGGGAAAATGACGGAAAATGCTTATACTTCAAGCCAAGGTGTGCAATGGAGCAATTTGGAAATGATTTTGGATAAAGAAATTTGGGAGAAGAACGTCCCGGTTTCCGAATGATGCGTCGTGTTTTGTATTCGACCCCGTTGAGGTGAGCAATGAAAAAAATAATGTTTACGGGCGGAGGTTCCGCGGGTCATGTGACCGTCAATATTGCGCTCATTCCGCGATTTCTTCAAGAAGGCTGGTCCGTTGAATATATCGGCTCGGAGAACGGTATTGAAAAACAGCTTGTTTCCGCCCTTTCAGCGGTCCGATACCATGGCATTGCCACCGGCAAATTAAGAAGATACTTTGACTGGCAGAATGTCAAAGATCCGTTCAAGGTTGCGAAAGGGGTTCTCCAAGCCTATCTTCTGATTAAGCGGCAAAAGCCGAATGTTATATTCTCGAAAGGCGGGTTCGTTTCCGTTCCGGTCGTCTTAGGCGCCTGGCTCAATAAAGTTCCGTTC carries:
- a CDS encoding TetR/AcrR family transcriptional regulator is translated as MVRPREFDEDKALKEAMNLFWEKGYEATSLSDLTSRMGIQRPSIYSAFGDKKALFEASLRKYTRSHASYVRANLQKSSSVKEAFRSFFENIIVEKYEESFNFGCFCINTMVELAPHDEKFEVLTREHQMYLSAIFQETIERGIRSGELESDTNAKALAQTLVVSLIGLSVMIKSRPERSFIDNSIAVTLSLLK
- a CDS encoding ADP-ribosylglycohydrolase family protein, coding for MILINRFQGSLIGLAVGDAIGTTVEFQAPGTFSPVSDMVGGGVFDLPKGSWTDDTSMALCLAESLIFRKRFDPIDQMERYVKWYCTGHLSSTGVCFDIGNATAEALQRFERTGEPFSGSENPYSAGNGSIMRLAPVPLYFFEDLAEAAKWSGISSRTTHAAKECVDACRLFGVMIAAAAKGMDKEELLHPETFDFLWTQEPLAPKIGDIYKGSYKRLHPPHIQGSGYVVKSLEAALWAFYHGNSFKEGVLLAVNLGDDADTTGAVYGQLAGAFYGLDGIPKHWADQLAMKELILDYSSKLQHSMS
- a CDS encoding GNAT family N-acetyltransferase, with product MDIHLELLNESDFNTIVNWINHRDQDFMVQWSGLTYTFPLTVEQMQSHYHKGINSLDSDVFIYKIVEITSNEMIGSLQLCRFDSMKKEAVICRFIIGDSSRRGSGIGTLALKKAVQIGFTQFGLKQIRLNVFDINNTAIRCYERVGFKKGKMTENAYTSSQGVQWSNLEMILDKEIWEKNVPVSE